The Alkalihalobacillus sp. TS-13 genomic interval GCGACATTGCCAAATTGAATAAATTGAGCCCGACCACGGTTACTTCAGCTGTTTCTGAATTAATCAGGGACGGCCTTGTCCAAGAGGGAGGGACAGGGGAATCAAAAGGCGGCCGGAAACCGATATTAGTCAGGTTTGTTCCTGACAGGCACTTTATTATCGCAGTATCGATTACGAATTCCCACATAACAATCGCTGAAATGAATTTGGAAGCCAAAGTTTCGAGGAAAGAAACGTATCCAGTCGGAACATTGAAGAGTAGTAAGCTAGTCGATCACCTTATGACAAGCTTGGAAACTTTCATATCGTATTATCTTGATCTTATACCATGCATCGGCATATCCATCATCACCCCTGGTATCGTCGACCCGGCCAACGGTGTGATCCGTTACAACCCGAAATTGGACCTGAAAGACGTGCCATTGAAAGATATCGTCCGTGAAAAGTTCCGTCTTAAAACAATCGTGGATAATGATTCGAATGCACTTGTACTCGCTGAAAAAAACTTTGGTGATTACAAGGATCACAAAAACCTCATCTATATAACAGTTGGAGAGGGACTTGGTGCAGGGATCTATGTAAATGGTTCCATTTTCAGAGGATTTCATGGCGGCGCCGGCGAGTTTGGGCATATCAGCATTGATAGGAACGGTGTCAGTTGTGACTGTGGCAACCGAGGGTGTCTTGAAAACTATGTGAACTGGCCAGCGATTTATTCGAGAATTTTATCTGCCATTGCAAGAGGCAGGAAAACGATCATTTCCGAAAAGACACAAGGAGATATGAATCAAGTCACAATGGAGATCTTCATAGCGGCCCTTCAAGAGGGAGATGGGTTGGCGACAGAAATCATGCATGAAATCGCTGATTATCTATCGACAGGTATCATCAATCTGATCAACTTGTTCAACCCGGATATCATCATAATCGGAGGGGATGTGTTCTATCATGATCATTCTTATTTGAAGAGAGTGGAAACCCATGTAAAGGAAAACGGCATGTCGATTTTGACGGATGGTTTGAAGGTGAAACCGTCATCTCTCGGGGGAAATTTTGAACTTGTAGGGGCTGCAGCCATCATCCTGAATGAAGTATTTCAATTTTCTTTAGCTACTTAATTTTTGCAGTGAAAAAAGTTAGGGGGTCCAACGACAAAAACGTTTGATAAAACGTGAAGGAATGGAGTATCGATCCATAA includes:
- a CDS encoding ROK family transcriptional regulator, yielding MKRTGDLKLIQELNRFIILDTIRQKGPISRSDIAKLNKLSPTTVTSAVSELIRDGLVQEGGTGESKGGRKPILVRFVPDRHFIIAVSITNSHITIAEMNLEAKVSRKETYPVGTLKSSKLVDHLMTSLETFISYYLDLIPCIGISIITPGIVDPANGVIRYNPKLDLKDVPLKDIVREKFRLKTIVDNDSNALVLAEKNFGDYKDHKNLIYITVGEGLGAGIYVNGSIFRGFHGGAGEFGHISIDRNGVSCDCGNRGCLENYVNWPAIYSRILSAIARGRKTIISEKTQGDMNQVTMEIFIAALQEGDGLATEIMHEIADYLSTGIINLINLFNPDIIIIGGDVFYHDHSYLKRVETHVKENGMSILTDGLKVKPSSLGGNFELVGAAAIILNEVFQFSLAT